In Rutidosis leptorrhynchoides isolate AG116_Rl617_1_P2 chromosome 2, CSIRO_AGI_Rlap_v1, whole genome shotgun sequence, one genomic interval encodes:
- the LOC139893918 gene encoding probable jasmonic acid carboxyl methyltransferase 2 has translation MQVLHMNKGVGETSYAKNSLIQEKIISFGTSMVEAAIYSVLSELKPECIGVADLGCSSGPNCLATVSQIIHMVDHASRQMGRLVPELCVSLNDLPGNDFNNLFELLPNLYKKIKDDYGIQGCFVCGLPGSFYGRLFPAKSLHFIHSSSSLHWLCQVPLGLGPELGSHLNKEKLYISKSSSVRVVEAYQQQFRKDFSLFLSSRAKEMVVKGRMVLSFMGRQSPDPCADEACYQWELLARALMSLSLDGLVKKEMIDSFNAPYYAPSLKEVQCEVEKEGSFVVDGVETFEIEWDDGDSSGFNESSGNRVAKTIRAVVEPMLHSHFHMGPVIMDELFRRYANIIDDCFFERRLKYTNLVISFLKKG, from the exons ATGCAAGTCCTTCACATGAATAAGGGAGTAGGCGAGACTAGCTACGCCAAAAACTCACTAATTCAG GAAAAAATAATATCATTTGGGACTTCAATGGTAGAGGCTGCAATTTACAGTGTCTTAAGTGAGTTGAAGCCAGAGTGCATTGGGGTTGCAGACTTAGGGTGCTCATCTGGACCCAATTGCTTAGCAACAGTGTCTCAAATAATCCATATGGTGGATCACGCAAGCCGTCAAATGGGTCGACTTGTTCCTGAACTGTGTGTGTCGTTGAACGACCTCCCTGGCAATGACTTCAATAATTTGTTTGAGTTATTGCCAaatctttataaaaaaataaaagatgaTTATGGTATTCAAGGTTGTTTTGTGTGCGGTTTGCCTGGCTCCTTTTACGGAAGGTTATTCCCTGCTAAAAGTCTTCACTTTATCCATTCTTCTTCAAGCCTACATTGGCTGTGTCAG GTACCATTGGGTTTGGGACCCGAGCTCGGATCTCATTTGAACAAAGAGAAGCTATACATATCGAAGAGTAGTTCAGTCAGAGTCGTTGAAGCGTACCAACAACAGTTTCGTAAGGATTTTTCATTATTTTTGAGTTCGCGTGCAAAAGAAATGGTTGTCAAAGGACGCATGGTTTTGTCATTTATGGGCAGACAATCACCCGACCCATGTGCAGATGAAGCTTGTTACCAATGGGAACTTTTAGCCCGTGCCTTGATGAGCCTGTCTTTAGAT GGACTAGTTAAAAAGGAGATGATTGATTCGTTTAATGCCCCATATTATGCACCAAGTCTGAAAGAAGTGCAATGTGAAGTAGAGAAAGAAGGATCATTTGTAGTCGATGGTGTTGAGACGTTTGAGATAGAATGGGATGATGGTGACTCAAGTGGTTTCAATGAGTCTAGCGGCAATCGAGTTGCGAAGACCATTCGAGCTGTGGTTGAGCCAATGTTACACAGTCATTTTCATATGGGGCCTGTAATTATGGATGAGTTGTTTCGAAGATACGCTAATATCATCGATGACTGCTTCTTTGAAAGAAGATTGAAGTACACTAATTTGGTAATTTCTTTCTTGAAAAAGGGTTAA